Proteins from a genomic interval of Desulfovibrio piger:
- a CDS encoding TraB/GumN family protein has protein sequence MNPVTDILARAVVPEHSAPFMQAVSGGRVLMVDNFVFYAAEDWLMAIAYPLRDGGEYSHQRFEAALAGALHETGATACFAVGPDLPPRLADNVLERDEFYTLPADAPVPPRLRSPVRKARERLRIDETREFGPQHRRLWAEFMGRAVLRANVRELFARTPQMLAAEGADVRLLNAWGGDRLVACLVLDYSTPAFVSYIVGARSRSHPVPHAGDALFAVMLEKARAAGCDFVQLGLGVNEGITRFKRKWGGAPQLPYVMAQWQERPRADVHKVVLDELMQALVERSDEGLSKRQILDRLPDQRPFAMLWELEKQGRRSWICGTAHFFCYSFADSFRRLFRKVDTVIFEGPLDAESLAQVEACGKSPDPGAVPLDALMTEAEIRRLERVVCGVRGPVVRFLNMEWEDAPDVRERLHTTRHWYAFFSLWTAFLERQGWRDSVDLEAWHLARDMGKTVLGMETMEEQLHSLEVVPVPRVLDFFRHCGQWRSYMKRNIYHYLRGELEPMMGTSTEFPTRTQQVIDFRDQRFRERMRPFIEKGGVAVFVGAAHMLRLRRMLTEDGFTVRQVRPTWIHRMRARLRGEDDLYRIPADGDR, from the coding sequence ATGAATCCCGTCACCGACATCCTTGCCCGCGCCGTGGTCCCCGAGCATTCCGCGCCCTTCATGCAGGCCGTTTCCGGGGGCCGGGTGCTGATGGTGGATAACTTCGTCTTTTACGCCGCCGAAGACTGGCTCATGGCCATCGCCTACCCCTTGCGGGATGGCGGCGAGTACAGCCACCAGCGTTTCGAGGCCGCCTTGGCCGGGGCCCTGCACGAGACCGGGGCCACGGCCTGCTTTGCCGTGGGGCCCGACCTGCCGCCGCGTCTGGCGGACAATGTGCTGGAGCGGGACGAATTCTATACCCTTCCGGCCGATGCGCCCGTGCCGCCGCGTCTGCGTTCGCCCGTGCGCAAGGCCCGGGAACGTCTGCGCATCGACGAGACGCGGGAGTTCGGTCCGCAGCATCGCCGCCTGTGGGCCGAGTTCATGGGCCGGGCCGTGCTGCGGGCCAACGTGCGCGAGCTCTTTGCCCGCACGCCGCAGATGCTGGCCGCCGAAGGCGCCGACGTGCGCCTGCTCAACGCCTGGGGCGGCGACCGGCTGGTGGCCTGTCTGGTGCTGGATTACAGCACGCCCGCCTTCGTCAGCTATATCGTGGGCGCCCGTTCGCGCAGCCATCCCGTGCCCCATGCCGGGGACGCGCTCTTTGCCGTCATGCTGGAAAAGGCCCGTGCGGCGGGCTGTGATTTCGTCCAGCTGGGCCTGGGCGTCAACGAGGGCATCACCCGCTTCAAGCGCAAGTGGGGCGGAGCGCCGCAGCTTCCCTACGTCATGGCCCAGTGGCAGGAGCGGCCGCGTGCGGACGTGCATAAGGTGGTGCTGGACGAGCTCATGCAGGCTCTGGTGGAGCGCAGTGACGAGGGCCTTTCCAAGCGCCAGATACTGGACAGGCTGCCCGACCAGCGCCCCTTTGCCATGCTCTGGGAGCTGGAGAAGCAGGGCCGCCGCTCCTGGATCTGCGGCACGGCGCATTTCTTCTGCTATTCCTTTGCCGACTCGTTCCGCCGCCTGTTCCGCAAGGTGGATACCGTCATCTTTGAAGGCCCGCTGGATGCCGAAAGTCTGGCGCAGGTGGAGGCCTGCGGCAAATCCCCCGATCCCGGGGCCGTGCCGCTGGACGCCCTGATGACCGAGGCCGAGATCCGGCGGCTGGAGCGCGTGGTCTGCGGCGTGCGCGGGCCGGTGGTGCGTTTTCTGAACATGGAGTGGGAGGACGCGCCGGACGTGCGGGAGCGCCTGCATACCACCCGGCACTGGTACGCCTTCTTCTCCCTCTGGACGGCCTTTCTGGAGCGGCAGGGCTGGCGCGATTCCGTGGATCTGGAAGCCTGGCATCTGGCCCGCGACATGGGCAAGACCGTGCTGGGCATGGAGACCATGGAAGAGCAGCTCCATTCCCTGGAAGTGGTGCCCGTGCCGCGCGTGCTGGATTTCTTCCGCCACTGCGGCCAGTGGCGCTCCTACATGAAGCGCAATATCTACCACTACTTGCGTGGCGAGCTGGAACCCATGATGGGCACCAGCACGGAATTCCCCACGCGCACGCAGCAGGTCATCGACTTCCGTGACCAGCGCTTCCGCGAGCGCATGCGGCCCTTCATCGAAAAGGGCGGGGTCGCGGTCTTCGTGGGCGCGGCCCACATGCTGCGCCTGCGCCGCATGCTCACCGAGGACGGTTTCACCGTGCGGCAGGTGCGGCCCACCTGGATCCACAGGATGCGCGCCCGCCTGCGCGGCGAGGACGATCTTTACCGCATCCCCGCTGACGGGGATCGCTGA
- a CDS encoding autotransporter domain-containing protein, which produces MDSQRLRLGARLGHEFCRQVTGYAGAAWEHEFNGKARATTYGLEAPAPSLKGDSGLLEAGLTLTPVEGSGLSLDFGVQGHTGVRQGVSGTALVRYEF; this is translated from the coding sequence GTGGATTCGCAGCGCCTGCGTCTGGGAGCGCGGCTGGGCCATGAATTCTGCCGACAGGTGACCGGCTATGCCGGGGCGGCCTGGGAACACGAGTTCAACGGCAAGGCCCGCGCCACCACCTACGGCCTTGAGGCCCCCGCGCCCAGCCTGAAGGGCGACAGCGGTCTGCTGGAAGCCGGTCTGACCCTCACGCCCGTGGAAGGTTCCGGCCTGAGCCTGGACTTCGGCGTCCAGGGGCACACCGGCGTGCGGCAGGGCGTCAGCGGCACGGCCCTGGTACGTTATGAGTTCTAG
- a CDS encoding phosphoglycerate dehydrogenase, translating into MKVLATPRSFGKNNPELFDILRNAGLDVVRNDTGGILSADRMCEKLADCDGLIVGVDPVDATVLAAAPRLRAIAKYGVGLDNIDLAACEARGIKVSRTVGANSEAVADYALALMLGVARKVALIDRRCRERDWSKITGIDLYGKTVGIIGLGAIGKRVARRCGAGFGMKVLGHDIVWDDAWASENHVERADLERIFREADFISLHTSLDDSTRHLVDAPRLALMKPTAILINTARGELVDGPALLEALEQKRIYGAGLDVFEQEPPQDARWYALDNLVMGSHCSSSTSGAVATMGHMAVSNLLRDLGLK; encoded by the coding sequence ATGAAAGTCCTCGCCACCCCGCGATCCTTCGGCAAGAACAATCCCGAACTCTTCGACATCCTCCGCAATGCGGGGCTGGACGTCGTGCGCAACGATACCGGCGGCATCCTCTCCGCCGACCGGATGTGCGAAAAGCTGGCCGACTGCGACGGCCTGATCGTGGGCGTGGACCCCGTCGATGCCACGGTGCTGGCCGCCGCGCCCCGTCTGCGGGCCATCGCCAAGTACGGCGTGGGCCTGGACAATATCGACCTTGCCGCTTGCGAGGCCCGCGGCATCAAGGTCTCCCGCACCGTGGGCGCCAACAGCGAGGCCGTGGCCGACTACGCCCTGGCCCTCATGCTGGGCGTGGCCCGCAAGGTGGCCCTCATCGACCGCCGCTGCCGTGAACGGGACTGGAGCAAGATCACCGGCATCGACCTGTACGGCAAGACCGTGGGCATCATCGGCCTGGGCGCCATCGGCAAGCGGGTGGCCCGCCGCTGCGGCGCGGGCTTCGGCATGAAGGTGCTGGGCCACGACATCGTCTGGGACGACGCCTGGGCCAGCGAGAACCATGTGGAGCGCGCCGATCTGGAACGCATCTTCCGCGAAGCCGACTTCATCAGCCTGCACACCAGCCTCGACGACAGCACCCGCCACCTGGTGGATGCCCCGCGTCTGGCCCTCATGAAGCCCACCGCCATTCTCATCAACACCGCCCGCGGCGAGCTGGTGGACGGCCCCGCCCTGCTGGAGGCCCTGGAGCAGAAACGCATCTACGGCGCCGGTCTGGACGTCTTCGAACAGGAACCGCCGCAGGATGCCCGCTGGTACGCCCTGGACAATCTGGTCATGGGCTCCCACTGCTCGTCCTCCACCAGCGGCGCCGTGGCCACCATGGGCCATATGGCCGTCAGCAACCTGCTCCGCGATCTTGGCTTGAAATAG
- a CDS encoding ErpA-related iron-sulfur cluster insertion protein (Members of this family, many of which are selenoproteins, show homology to the iron-sulfur cluster insertion ErpA that was described in Escherichia coli.): MFTVTVDDAMLARLREMLEDEDDGVRVRLREYKHGGGCHAKFILGLGMDEPDEEEYICIDIDGVPFVAARDFLDKYGKRFSLGYNANREVLLEALDA, translated from the coding sequence ATGTTCACCGTGACTGTTGATGATGCCATGCTGGCCCGCCTGCGCGAGATGCTGGAAGACGAGGACGACGGTGTGCGCGTGCGCCTGCGTGAATACAAGCACGGCGGTGGCTGCCATGCCAAGTTCATCCTGGGCCTGGGCATGGACGAGCCCGACGAGGAAGAATACATCTGCATCGACATCGACGGTGTGCCCTTTGTGGCTGCCAGGGATTTTCTGGACAAGTACGGCAAACGCTTCAGCCTTGGCTACAACGCCAACCGCGAAGTGCTGCTGGAAGCTCTGGATGCCTAG
- a CDS encoding ErpA-related iron-sulfur cluster insertion protein (Members of this family, many of which are selenoproteins, show homology to the iron-sulfur cluster insertion ErpA that was described in Escherichia coli.) — protein sequence MFTVTVDESMLEKLRGMLEDEDEGTCVRLREYKVGGGUHAKIVLGLGMDEFDEDEDEQIDIDGVPFAAEKDFLEKYGTAFTLSYGENKEVVLTANQA from the coding sequence ATGTTCACTGTTACTGTTGACGAGAGCATGCTGGAAAAGCTCCGCGGCATGCTGGAAGACGAGGATGAAGGTACTTGTGTGCGCCTGCGCGAATACAAGGTCGGCGGTGGCTGACATGCCAAGATCGTGCTCGGTCTGGGCATGGACGAATTTGACGAAGACGAAGACGAGCAGATCGACATCGACGGCGTTCCTTTCGCCGCGGAGAAGGATTTTCTGGAAAAGTACGGGACGGCCTTCACGCTGAGCTACGGCGAGAACAAGGAAGTGGTCCTGACCGCCAACCAGGCCTAA
- a CDS encoding sulfite exporter TauE/SafE family protein — protein sequence MPGMTEICVFLAWIAGGFVSGVSGIGGAMVAFPFLAMLLPVHEAIALTCIVNMVMDICLASLHFRFCRVSALWPMLLASVPGSFAGLYILQICSGPVLQGAVGLLLLYYVYWQKTFRARGTIAHPRALGAVAGFGSGLLGTAIAFDGPPVGAYGLCMGWEPRVLLGTLGVFFVLRATVTLVLQGMAGFYTPTVLTCAMYGAPGVILGTCIAFPVVKHISQQAFRKVLLCVIAVAGLVCLVRALG from the coding sequence ATGCCCGGGATGACAGAGATCTGTGTGTTCCTCGCCTGGATCGCGGGCGGTTTCGTGTCCGGCGTCAGCGGCATCGGCGGCGCCATGGTGGCCTTTCCCTTCCTGGCCATGCTCCTGCCGGTGCACGAAGCCATCGCCCTGACCTGCATCGTCAACATGGTCATGGACATCTGTCTGGCCAGCCTGCATTTCCGCTTCTGCCGCGTCAGCGCCCTGTGGCCCATGCTGCTGGCCTCGGTGCCCGGGTCCTTTGCCGGGCTCTACATCCTCCAGATCTGTTCCGGCCCCGTGCTGCAAGGCGCCGTGGGCCTGCTCCTGCTCTATTACGTCTACTGGCAGAAGACCTTCCGCGCCCGCGGTACCATCGCCCATCCCCGGGCGCTGGGCGCCGTGGCCGGTTTCGGCTCCGGCCTGCTGGGCACGGCCATCGCCTTCGACGGCCCGCCCGTGGGGGCCTACGGCCTGTGCATGGGCTGGGAACCGCGCGTGCTGCTGGGCACGCTGGGCGTCTTCTTCGTGCTGCGCGCCACCGTGACCCTGGTGCTGCAGGGCATGGCCGGTTTCTACACGCCCACGGTGCTCACCTGCGCCATGTACGGTGCGCCCGGCGTCATCCTGGGTACCTGCATCGCCTTCCCCGTGGTCAAGCACATCTCCCAGCAGGCCTTCCGCAAGGTGCTGCTCTGCGTCATCGCCGTGGCGGGCCTGGTCTGCCTGGTGCGGGCGCTGGGCTAG
- a CDS encoding radical SAM protein, which produces MSTPDPLSPKALPGPGLRQWLREAFTGRPTPLLCMQVEVSSVCACRCTYCPHTTKKDVWQSRLMSAETFAALWPLMRQCGRVHLQGWGEPFLHPRFMDFVSVARRAGCAVSTTTCGQHMDESLAAAIVDSGMDVVAFSLAGTDEASNASRQGIPFSRVCEAIRCLQEVHRKKQGVHLEVHLAYLLLPSQLEAVKRLPELMEELDVHCAVVSTMDYIASPELAVEAYSPEEADKVAAASAVLAPVAARVRQSGRELWYALPDPEAVGRVRNGCRENVDRTIYVDTQGNLSPCVYVNLPTSEDDPKRRIFARAEYGRPAGELAELWRTRGFRDFRAALAGPWPDLPCAGCSKRFEKIW; this is translated from the coding sequence ATGAGCACGCCCGATCCCCTGAGCCCCAAGGCCCTGCCCGGGCCGGGACTGCGCCAGTGGCTGCGCGAGGCCTTCACCGGGCGGCCCACGCCCCTGCTTTGCATGCAGGTGGAGGTCTCGTCCGTTTGCGCCTGCCGCTGCACCTACTGCCCGCACACCACCAAAAAAGACGTTTGGCAGTCGCGCCTCATGAGCGCCGAGACCTTCGCCGCCCTTTGGCCGCTCATGCGCCAGTGCGGCCGCGTCCATCTGCAGGGCTGGGGCGAGCCCTTCCTGCATCCCCGCTTCATGGATTTCGTCAGCGTGGCCCGGCGGGCGGGCTGTGCCGTGTCCACCACCACCTGCGGCCAGCACATGGACGAGTCCCTGGCCGCCGCCATCGTGGACAGCGGCATGGACGTGGTGGCCTTTTCCCTGGCCGGTACCGACGAGGCCAGCAACGCCAGCCGCCAGGGCATCCCTTTCAGCCGGGTCTGCGAGGCCATCCGCTGCCTGCAGGAGGTGCACCGCAAAAAGCAGGGCGTCCATCTGGAAGTGCATCTGGCCTATCTGCTCCTGCCTTCGCAGCTGGAAGCCGTGAAGCGTCTGCCCGAACTCATGGAAGAGCTGGACGTGCACTGTGCGGTGGTCAGCACCATGGATTACATCGCTTCGCCGGAGCTGGCCGTGGAGGCCTACAGCCCCGAAGAGGCGGACAAGGTGGCCGCAGCGTCCGCCGTGCTGGCGCCTGTGGCGGCCCGGGTGCGCCAGAGCGGCCGGGAGCTGTGGTACGCCCTGCCTGATCCCGAGGCCGTGGGCCGCGTGCGCAACGGCTGCCGGGAAAACGTGGACCGCACCATCTATGTGGACACGCAGGGCAATCTTTCGCCCTGTGTGTACGTCAACCTGCCCACCAGCGAGGATGACCCCAAGCGGCGTATCTTCGCCCGCGCCGAATACGGCCGCCCCGCCGGGGAGCTGGCCGAGCTGTGGCGCACCAGGGGCTTCAGGGATTTCCGCGCCGCTCTGGCAGGGCCCTGGCCCGACCTGCCCTGTGCGGGCTGCTCCAAGCGTTTCGAGAAGATCTGGTAG
- a CDS encoding glycyl-radical enzyme activating protein — protein MSQGMIYNIQRMSVQDGPGLRTTVFLKGCPLRCLWCSNPESQQFTPQMLLFDNLCVGCGACMRVCPSGAVVPLEGGKMGRDTERCTHCGACTEVCPSKARVMSGRIMTVEDVMEVVRKDWLFYENSGGGVTFGGGEPTSGGQFFLDLVQTAHDEGLHVTVDTCGFCPEDRFDKTIGLADLFLFDCKHMDPEQHKKLTGQDNALILRNLEAALASSTEVRVRMPLMPGLNDSDENLAAMAAFLGRFGRRQVEIMPCHAFGKSKYAALGKPYPDVQQYTPEGLKAAEERFARHGLVPVIV, from the coding sequence ATGAGCCAGGGAATGATCTACAATATCCAGAGGATGTCCGTTCAGGACGGTCCCGGCCTGCGGACCACGGTCTTTCTGAAAGGCTGTCCTCTGCGCTGCCTGTGGTGCAGCAATCCCGAATCGCAGCAGTTCACGCCGCAGATGCTGCTGTTCGACAATCTTTGCGTGGGCTGCGGCGCCTGTATGCGGGTCTGTCCCAGCGGCGCCGTGGTGCCGCTGGAGGGCGGCAAGATGGGCCGCGATACGGAAAGATGCACCCATTGCGGCGCCTGTACCGAGGTCTGTCCCAGCAAGGCGCGCGTCATGTCCGGCCGTATCATGACCGTGGAAGACGTCATGGAAGTGGTCCGCAAGGACTGGCTCTTCTACGAGAACTCCGGCGGCGGCGTGACCTTTGGCGGTGGCGAGCCCACGTCGGGCGGGCAGTTCTTCCTCGATCTGGTGCAGACCGCCCATGACGAGGGCCTGCACGTCACCGTGGATACCTGTGGCTTCTGCCCCGAGGACCGCTTCGACAAGACCATCGGCCTGGCCGACCTTTTCCTGTTCGACTGCAAGCACATGGACCCGGAACAGCACAAAAAGCTCACCGGGCAGGACAATGCCCTCATCCTGCGCAACCTGGAGGCCGCGCTCGCTTCCTCCACCGAAGTGCGCGTGCGCATGCCCCTGATGCCGGGCCTCAACGATTCCGACGAGAACCTGGCGGCCATGGCGGCCTTTTTGGGGCGTTTCGGCCGCAGGCAGGTGGAGATCATGCCCTGCCATGCCTTCGGCAAGAGCAAGTACGCCGCCCTGGGCAAGCCCTACCCCGATGTGCAGCAATACACCCCTGAGGGTCTCAAGGCCGCGGAAGAGCGCTTTGCCCGCCACGGTCTTGTCCCTGTCATCGTATAA
- a CDS encoding glycyl radical protein, translated as MTVHQFEDNAAKGAQGYAINWDTAEARVKDLKAYLMNAPQVMDPERLQFLNEVYEEFQGEPVFYIRAKLLERVLTKKKIFLDGNPIVGTLTGTRAGVYAYPEWNVAWIKEEMQMAKMASLGEMKIPQETTELLEKTYKKWKGRTCIDLNNKMFKDKYGFNPAPYSKAGVYYDNVSVASGSGIADYPLALNKGLRWVIDDIKKRLLECPTTLANKEKHDLYRAMIVATEAVIAHSHRYADLAEKTAETETDPKAKAELLEIAEICRRVPEFPARNFREAIQSFWFIHLAIEVEQMACACSPGRYGQYMYPFYKKDIEEGNLTREQVLTLLKFQWIKHLELAEYQGGSYAMTLSGHTGQSITIGGVDANGNDASTELEELLLETQIQMKNIQPTLTLLYHPKLKESYMQKVVECIRGGSGQPQILNNNVVIQRNLARFSQYEGGITLEDARNCGNYGCVSTGICGKGSFITQEDQPCLAKIVELMLYNGKDPLTKKQLGIETGDPTEFQSFDEVYDAYKKQLRHIFGISRKHSDLSQMARLQVVPSIFRSVMYDGCIEKGMCEEAGGTRYPQVNPIMTAGVDAANSLLAIKHLVFDTKKITMAQLMEAIKANFEGYEDIRKMCFEAPKHGNDYPEVEGFVQQYYRDVDEIHHSVGPDCFGHRTPLDAYSLSYHNYFGSLMGALPTGRKAGVALTDGSVSAMPGTDHEGITALIKSGAEAIDTVRYGANHFNVKFVPSALEGPNGARTLISLIKTYCDFGGSHIQFNCVSSDTLRDAQKNPQDYTDLVVRVAGFSAYFTRLDKGVQNEIVKRTEYAS; from the coding sequence ATGACCGTACATCAGTTCGAAGACAACGCCGCCAAGGGCGCCCAGGGTTACGCCATCAACTGGGACACCGCCGAAGCCCGCGTGAAAGACCTCAAGGCCTATCTCATGAACGCCCCTCAGGTTATGGACCCCGAGCGGCTGCAGTTCCTGAACGAGGTGTATGAGGAGTTCCAGGGCGAACCCGTTTTCTACATCCGCGCCAAGCTGCTGGAACGCGTGCTGACCAAGAAAAAGATCTTCCTGGACGGCAACCCCATCGTGGGCACCCTGACCGGTACCCGCGCCGGCGTGTACGCCTATCCTGAATGGAACGTGGCCTGGATCAAGGAAGAGATGCAGATGGCCAAGATGGCCTCTCTGGGCGAGATGAAGATCCCCCAGGAGACCACCGAGCTGCTGGAAAAGACCTACAAGAAGTGGAAGGGCCGCACCTGCATCGACCTGAACAACAAGATGTTCAAGGACAAGTACGGCTTCAACCCCGCTCCGTACTCCAAGGCCGGCGTGTACTATGACAACGTCAGCGTGGCCAGCGGCTCCGGTATCGCCGACTACCCCCTGGCTCTGAACAAGGGCCTGCGCTGGGTCATCGACGACATCAAGAAGCGTCTGCTGGAATGCCCCACCACCCTGGCCAACAAGGAAAAGCATGACCTGTACCGCGCCATGATCGTGGCCACGGAAGCCGTCATCGCCCACTCCCACCGTTACGCCGATCTGGCCGAGAAGACCGCCGAGACCGAGACCGATCCCAAGGCCAAGGCCGAACTGCTGGAGATCGCCGAGATCTGCCGCCGCGTGCCCGAATTCCCGGCCCGCAACTTCCGTGAAGCCATCCAGTCCTTCTGGTTCATCCACCTGGCCATCGAAGTGGAACAGATGGCCTGCGCCTGCTCCCCGGGCCGCTACGGTCAGTACATGTACCCCTTCTACAAGAAGGACATCGAAGAGGGCAATCTGACCCGCGAACAGGTGCTGACCCTGCTGAAGTTCCAGTGGATCAAGCATCTTGAGCTGGCCGAATACCAGGGCGGCTCCTACGCCATGACCCTGTCCGGCCACACCGGCCAGAGCATCACCATCGGCGGCGTGGACGCCAACGGCAACGACGCCAGCACCGAGCTGGAAGAACTGCTGCTGGAGACCCAGATCCAGATGAAGAACATCCAGCCCACGCTGACCCTGCTCTACCATCCCAAGCTGAAGGAATCCTACATGCAGAAGGTGGTGGAATGCATCCGCGGCGGTTCCGGCCAGCCCCAGATCCTCAACAACAACGTGGTCATCCAGCGCAACCTGGCCCGCTTCTCCCAGTACGAAGGCGGCATCACCCTGGAAGACGCCCGCAACTGCGGCAACTACGGCTGCGTGTCCACCGGCATCTGCGGCAAGGGCAGCTTCATCACCCAGGAAGACCAGCCCTGCCTGGCCAAGATCGTGGAACTGATGCTCTACAACGGCAAGGACCCGCTGACCAAGAAGCAGCTGGGCATCGAGACCGGCGACCCGACCGAGTTCCAGAGCTTCGACGAAGTGTACGACGCCTACAAGAAGCAGCTGCGCCACATCTTCGGCATCTCCCGCAAGCACTCCGACCTGAGCCAGATGGCCCGCCTGCAGGTGGTGCCCAGCATCTTCCGCTCGGTCATGTACGACGGCTGCATCGAAAAGGGCATGTGCGAAGAAGCCGGCGGCACCCGTTATCCCCAGGTCAACCCCATCATGACCGCCGGCGTCGACGCCGCCAACTCCCTGCTGGCCATCAAGCACCTGGTGTTCGACACCAAGAAGATCACCATGGCCCAGCTGATGGAAGCCATCAAGGCCAACTTCGAAGGCTATGAGGACATCCGCAAGATGTGCTTCGAAGCCCCCAAGCACGGCAACGACTACCCCGAAGTGGAAGGCTTCGTGCAGCAGTACTACCGTGACGTGGACGAGATCCACCACTCCGTGGGCCCGGACTGCTTCGGCCACCGTACGCCCCTGGACGCCTACTCGCTGTCCTACCACAACTACTTCGGCTCCCTCATGGGCGCCCTGCCCACGGGCCGCAAGGCCGGTGTGGCCCTGACCGACGGCAGCGTGTCCGCCATGCCCGGCACCGACCATGAAGGCATCACCGCCCTCATCAAGTCCGGCGCCGAAGCCATCGACACCGTGCGCTACGGCGCCAACCACTTCAACGTCAAGTTCGTGCCCTCCGCTCTGGAAGGTCCCAACGGTGCCCGCACGCTGATCTCGCTCATCAAGACCTACTGCGACTTCGGCGGCTCTCACATCCAGTTCAACTGCGTGAGCTCCGACACCCTGCGTGACGCCCAGAAGAACCCGCAGGACTACACCGACCTGGTGGTCCGCGTGGCCGGCTTCAGCGCCTACTTCACCCGTCTGGACAAGGGCGTGCAGAACGAGATCGTCAAGCGTACCGAGTACGCTTCCTAA
- a CDS encoding autotransporter outer membrane beta-barrel domain-containing protein, which produces MVYDFDLKTTDTSLMATVTDSVQPRGREGGPSGDTGARLAPQAKAPLEGVLANVALGNIGADLVAGQGIDQARSAAVARGEGSAWGIAPFAAVTGTRSRYQTGSHVDLSGVAFMTGFAKRVETSMMGILAGVFFEAGFARMDTHNSFSSGPSVDGDGRSSYYGGGLLARLDLKEDLLKGLYLEGSFRYGRLNSQWQSDDLHDAVSGRKAEYDLSTPYYGLHAGLGYVWELTESLTLDVYGKYFWTHTEGQSTHIVDDP; this is translated from the coding sequence GTGGTCTATGACTTCGATCTGAAGACCACGGATACCTCGTTGATGGCCACCGTGACCGATAGCGTGCAGCCCCGCGGCCGGGAGGGCGGGCCGTCCGGCGATACGGGGGCCCGTCTGGCGCCGCAGGCCAAGGCACCGCTGGAAGGCGTGCTGGCCAACGTGGCCCTGGGCAACATCGGCGCCGACCTCGTGGCCGGGCAGGGCATCGACCAGGCCCGCTCTGCCGCCGTCGCCAGGGGAGAAGGCTCGGCCTGGGGCATCGCCCCCTTTGCCGCCGTCACCGGCACGCGTTCGCGCTATCAGACCGGCTCGCATGTCGATCTGAGTGGCGTTGCCTTCATGACCGGCTTTGCCAAGCGGGTGGAGACGTCCATGATGGGCATCCTGGCGGGCGTCTTCTTCGAAGCGGGCTTTGCCCGTATGGACACACACAACAGTTTCTCCAGCGGTCCTTCCGTGGACGGCGATGGCCGGAGCAGCTACTACGGCGGCGGTCTGCTGGCCCGTCTGGACCTGAAGGAAGACCTGCTCAAGGGCCTGTATCTGGAAGGTTCCTTCCGTTACGGCCGCCTCAACAGCCAGTGGCAGAGCGATGACCTGCATGATGCCGTCAGTGGTCGTAAGGCCGAGTATGACCTTTCTACGCCGTACTACGGCCTGCACGCCGGACTGGGCTATGTGTGGGAGCTGACCGAAAGTCTGACTCTGGATGTCTACGGCAAATACTTCTGGACCCATACCGAAGGCCAGTCCACCCATATCGTGGACGACCCCTGA